A window of Daphnia pulicaria isolate SC F1-1A chromosome 10, SC_F0-13Bv2, whole genome shotgun sequence contains these coding sequences:
- the LOC124314459 gene encoding contactin-associated protein-like 3B → MSSGITLIGHNSESAINVGHCLDPGCYTRSIAYEASSRQISALIELSDECRQSIKYECFSAPLEFNEIAYSWWNDKNGQAQYYWSGNNNATHTCQCGIENSCVDSNIKCNCDSYAPSNLSDDGEITKKEDLPVSRLNFGRTSPEASSGIHTLGKLKCSGQIVVNGMPTSCTELWQIGHVLSGLYLIRGVSQVETVYCDFSKLPTSQGFQTWIGFTDVKSSPVFFYIQRKTNYLTANSVVPFEISRLNVGNAMNTATGTFVAPRAGKYFFALSGISNSVNNFDSHIQLQLNGVGVGCGFGNDQYETFSLKSVLQLRTGDQIRLYLQAGTIYDDDYHYTHFVGFLLEESVF, encoded by the exons ATGTCGTcag GAATTACATTAATTGGGCATAATAGTGAGTCGGCAATCAATGTTGGGCACTGCTTGGACCCTGGATGTTACACGAGATCAATCGCATACGAAGCTTCGTCAAGACAAATATCTGCGCTTATCGAACTTTCAGATGAATGTCGACAATCCATCAAG TATGAGTGTTTTTCGGCTCCACTTGAATTTAACGAGATCGCTTATTCCTGGTGGAATGACAAAAACGGACAAGCGCAATACTACTGGTCGGGAAACAACAATGCTACTCATACGTGCCAGTGCGGCATTGAAAATTCTTGCGTTGACTCTAACATCAAATGCAACTGCGATTCCTACGCACCCAGCAACTTATCCGACGACG GTGAAATAACTAAGAAAGAAGATCTTCCAGTTTCGCGGCTGAATTTCGGAAGAACGTCCCCGGAAGCATCAAGTGGAATTCATACGCTGGGAAAGTTAAAATGCTCCGGTCAGATAGTCGTTAACGGAATGCCCACTTCATGCACGGAATTGTGGCAGATCGGCCATGTACTCAGCGGCCTTTATTTGATCAGAGGTGTTTCTCAAGTGGAGACAGTTTACTGTGACTTTAGTAAACTACCCACATCCCAAG GTTTTCAAACGTGGATAGGATTTACTGATGTAAAATCGTCACCTGTGTTTTTCTACatacaaagaaaaactaaCTACTTAACAGCCAACAGTGTTGTCCCATTTGAAATCAGCAGACTAAACGTGGGCAATGCCATGAACACTGCGACAGGAACATTCGTAGCTCCAAGAgcaggaaaatatttttttgctttgtcGGGTATCAGTAATTCTGTCAATAATTTTGACTCACATATTCAGTTACAGTTGAATGGTGTAGGCGTTGGGTGTGGTTTTGGCAACGATCAATACGAAACTTTTTCGCTCAAATCTGTTTTGCAACTTCGTACGGGCGACCAAATTAGACTGTATTTACAGGCTGGCACAatttatgatgatgattatcACTATACACACTTTGTTGGCTTCCTACTTGAAGAAAGCGTATTTTAA
- the LOC124314452 gene encoding cyclic AMP-responsive element-binding protein-like isoform X2: MDLVDANDGSGESDPHNSGAAESSSLNGGRSSGGGNIGGSNPSHSQSSSAISIVHVSVPQAQVQSVIQPTSVIQSTPSLQATSLPKGNIILVSKPNSVIHTTGGGGGSIQTLQVIDNSGLHEDENTKKRREILARRPSYRKILNELGGCEISEDKGDSPGIDSDSSSSSPAPPSSHNQRTASSVAISGTHYQTAGLIKVCVTGDLQAYALRPVTTTAGLNSTGVVVGSGTGQSLQNSKLLAEEASRNHELRMKGNSGNHSDEWDPSEPSLQKRELRLLKNREAARECRRKKKEYIKCLENRVAVLENQNKALIEELKSLKELYCSQKTD; this comes from the exons ATGGACTTGGTGGATGCCAATGACGGATCAGGCGAGAGTGATCCTCACAACTCCGGTGCAGCAGAAAGTTCATCCCTGAACGGTGGAAGAAGTAGCGGCGGAGGCAATATTGGCGGTTCCAATCCCAGTCATTCCCAATCCTCGTCCGCCATCAGTATTGTTCACGTTTCTGTACCGCAAGCTCAA GTGCAATCGGTGATACAGCCAACGTCCGTCATTCAGAGTACGCCTAGTCTACAAGCCACCTCCCTACCAAAAGGCAACATCATTTTAGTTAGCAAGCCAAATTCCGTCATACACACAACCGGCGGTGGCGGAGGCTCCATCCAGACATTACAA GTGATTGATAACAGCGGCTTGCACGAAGAcgaaaacaccaaaaaaaggcGCGAAATCCTGGCACGCCGGCCGTCTTACAGAAAAATTCTCAACGAGTTGGGAGGTTGCGAGATTTCCG AAGATAAAGGAGACTCGCCGGGAATCGATTCAGATAGTAGCAGTTCGTCTCCCGCGCCCCCTTCTAGCCATAATCAAAGAACGGCCTCGTCGGTTGCTATCTCTGGCACGCATTATCAGACTGCAGGTTTAATCAAAG TTTGCGTCACCGGTGACCTACAAGCATACGCTTTACGTCCCGTCACGACCACAGCCGGCCTTAATTCGACGGGCGTCGTAGTCGGCAGTGGCACCGGACAAAGCTTACAG AATTCCAAACTTTTGGCGGAAGAAGCGTCCCGAAATCACGAACTACGTATGAAGGGAAA TAGCGGAAATCACAGCGACGAATGGGACCCGTCGGAGCCATCGCTACAAAAGCGAGAGCTGCGACTGTTAAAGAACCGAGAGGCGGCTCGAGAGTGTCgccggaagaagaaggaatacATCAAATGTCTGGAGAATCGAGTAGCTGTACTCGAGAACCAGAACAAGGCCTTGATAGAGGAGCTCAAGTCGCTCAAGGAACTCTACTGCAGTCAGAAAACAGACTGA
- the LOC124314450 gene encoding hatching enzyme 1.2-like, whose translation MKGSTCHTLIYLVEAIAIAMKFTNAMPLWLAVAVLAIYSSPTESKSFPKATLAKPPINDVKLSSSSRGMPAYADDDIFVSLKSRTESFSESLNPSWVNYSDPKLLWNPQEIPYFIDPSLANYTRVITTSISKFSEVSCLRFRELYSHESNLWPKDYLYFNNSEGCASFIGRQGGAQLISLQAERCTADGAGKVMHLILHSLGFGHEHNRPDRDKAIRIHWQNVNETKRHYLIKYNGTDAAMYNESYDYDSLLHGSNTLFTINSSLVTLTARNDSILELGNRDHLSEKDIRRLNARYSCSSTTEPPTGQTGCDPTASPPTCFGETRPTLADPTDCTKFYVCQGLEPIRMPCPEGLFYNPLIFVCDWPWATICCPATKRPNGTTISHMVNTE comes from the exons ATGAAGGGCTCGACATGTCACACTCTAATTTATTTAGTCGAAGCCATTGCCATCGCGATGAAGTTTACTAATGCAATGCCACTCTGGTTGGCGGTTGCTGTTCTCGCGATTTACTCATCGCCAACCGAGTCCAAG TCGTTCCCGAAAGCAACTCTAGCTAAACCACCCATTAACGATGTAAAACTGTCGAGTTCGAGCCGCGGGA TGCCGGCGTACGCGGATGATGACATCTTCGTGTCGTTG AAAAGCCGAACGGAATCGTTTTCAGAGTCTCTGAATCCGTCTTGGGTCAATTACAGCGATCCGAAACTGCTGTGGAATCCGCAAGAGATTCCTTATTTCATCGATCCTAGTTTAG CCAACTACACGCGCGTGATCACCACATCGATTTCTAAATTCTCCGAAGTGTCTTGCTTGCGCTTTCGCGAACTTTATTCTCACGAATCCAACTTGTGGCCAAAAGATTATCTCTATTTCAACAATTCGGAA GGCTGCGCTTCTTTTATCGGTCGTCAAGGTGGCGCCCAACTGATTTCTTTGCAGGCAGAAAGGTGCACAGCCGATGGTGCTGGTAAAGTCATGCACTTGATCCTTCACTCCCTAG GTTTTGGGCACGAGCACAATCGACCGGATCGCGACAAGGCCATCAGAATTCACTGGCAAAATGTCAACGAAACAAAGCGACACTATCTAATCAAATACAA TGGAACTGATGCGGCCATGTACAACGAGTCTTACGATTACGACAGTTTGCTGCACGGAAGTAACACTCTTTTCACAATCAACTCGTCGCTTGTGACGCTTACAGCTAGAAATG ACTCGATTTTGGAATTGGGAAATCGTGACCATCTCAGCGAAAAAGATATCCGTCGACTTAACGCTCGCTATTCTTGTTCGAGCACAACGGAGCCCCCAACAGGACAGACTGGCTGCGACCCTACGGCGAGTCCCCCGACTTGTTTTGGCGAAACTCGTCCAACGTTGGCAGATCCGACGGATTGCaccaaattttatgtttgccAAGGATTAGAACCCATCCGGATGCCGTGCCCAGAGGGCTTGTTCTATAATCCTTTAATTTTCGTTTGCGACTGGCCCTGGGCCACCATTTGCTGCCCAGCGACTAAGCGTCCGAACGGCACAACTATTTCGCACATGGTTAATACCGAGTAA
- the LOC124314400 gene encoding golgin subfamily A member 4-like, whose translation MEESTNDSEKSISMGPADLISRDEASNEPNHYTISDSSFISPTRNQVNHVMGSLSLSSITGGEISQVVNLHAAFSPDADFRPDILMSTVNSRQASTSQDDLSISMGPIPGFNFAHETQCDEYSDQQEQPLTSLVANIERLEVKRNIQQQPNPPVTVGSKSIQTDDLKCHKCEELHILYNRKLLEVANEFQQQYTSQFQMIEQHVVASDQAQKQIKDLTDQLDAADKQLKSNRAFLEQQAIEREQEREEASEQQKKLECLLAEKEKECERMKVSTSQLSHDVQQLQTVLKEKDQILQDQLAVQQRLEQHNQVLRNNQAEMDEENSSLQTVLDVKDQLLKAQSEQITALQNELENHMYAQSETERESDVPASHKADSTLQDVVDTSLPVTAGEMPSLFDELQQLIFRLLHKVDNSTRALEAAQATKQKRTNNNLLSPRTHITPSTSTEDISIKDRHPRDIRDNSPSPTNGENCQNDPERAINFLQQLDGKLAVLSRIEEAACKRIADLEAELQRISQSEKRSISRAAELEQQYQQHQLLLQDVDAEKHELQMEHTDLLKRISSLENRLEEQRRSAALGASQNIHAEKCRALSEEKQQLCLIVQEKEESLTNMQKEMGELYERIEKLMKAVQEKEKEQEFSRRIQDDFSQNSVERLRDAPHQDGSMTWSKLGAQNSPVPLSPIYQHHMQHQNHPAAQFKHQETIHALTLELGELKEKLKNSERERQVYEDEAACNASRLAQLESLELRNAALDDMVDEADRQKDEYQARCTRLEKDWEDCQNKLQELEIARERCVALEKELNQHKVMTQELEASRLSCKTLKKEFSDQKFASETAIDQLQKHCKELEINLSNQRDLTQEYDIMRRRCLALETEVAAQRGTITAVEIFQQRCASLQADLVYHQQTAQQQSSALKAQLDSKEKTLSDLQAKLKLSDSCKAKVEEALQNLQREVEAIKEAQQLQQKEKHVRTADPRDLSLEGQTAPPDLLAPSFVEFLGSATSSRCSSRATSIRNGSPAYRTAEFSTFNDLSLPNSMMGKTALKEVQRESEQLLAFGKHMLEMQQNAAQQKISRLPATNQNVEDDLETTLKPDGDSFVVTINPVEVELTKKVQLLRTELAMERLLLQDQRTTNTRLQQQVMQLLAQQRNQPVKTQPPQKSISAYRSLPPEQASKFHQYRALKLESIRKNLVYQKKFLSAIVCEWDQNHNRRIEIASKNPLRRFRVAVFAIISIERMRYIAKQWRQRRRAIEARPSTD comes from the exons atggaagagTCGACAAATGACAGTGAAAAATCTATTTCAATGGGACCAGCAGACTTGATCAGCCGTGATGAAGCTAGCAACGAACCCAACCATTATACCATATCGGATTCGAGTTTTATATCACCTACCAGAAACCAAGTGAACCATGTAATGGGCAGCTTGTCTCTTTCTTCAATCACTGGAGGAGAAATCAGCCAAGTTGTTAATTTGCATGCTGCATTTTCCCCAGATGCAGATTTCAGGCCAGACATACTTATGTCTACAGTTAATTCTCGGCAGGCTTCTACTTCACAAGATGACCTAAGTATAAGTATGGGACCAATACCCGGTTTTAATTTTGCTCATGAAACCCAGTGTGATGAGTATTCAGACCAGCAAGAACAACCATTGACAAGTCTTGTTGCCAACATAGAAAGGCTAGAAGTAAAACGAAATATTCAACAGCAGCCAAATCCGCCAGTTACAGTTGGCTCAAAAAGTATTCAAACAGATGATTTAAAATGTCACAAATGTGAAGAGCTACACATACTCTACAATCGAAAACTTCTGGAAGTAGCCAATGAATTTCAGCAGCAGTACACCTctcaatttcaaatgattgaGCAACATGTTGTGGCATCTGATCAGGCTCAGAAGCAGATAAAGGATTTAACAGACCAGCTTGATGCTGCAGATAAGCAATTAAAG TCGAATCGTGCGTTTTTGGAGCAGCAAGCGATCGAAAGAGagcaagaaagagaagaggctagtgaacaacagaaaaaactAGAATGTCTCTTAgcggaaaaggaaaaggaatgcGAAAGGATGAAAGTCTCCACTTCCCAACTATCCCATGATGTTCAACAACTTCAAACAGTTCTTAAAGAGAAAGATCAAATTCTCCAG GATCAGCTCGCTGTTCAGCAGCGTTTAGAGCAACACAATCAAGTTTTACGTAATAACCAGGCCGAAATGGACGAAGAAAACAGTAGCTTGCAAACTGTTTTAGATGTCAAAGATCAATTGCTCAAAGCTCAATCCGAACAAATCACTGCATTGCAGAATGAATTGGAAAATCATATGTATGCTCAGTCGGAGACGGAAAGAGAAAGTGACGTTCCTGCGAGTCATAAAGCTGATTCAACACTGCAAGATGTAGTGGACACTTCTCTTCCAGTGACAGCCGGCGAGATGCCGTCATTGTTTGATGAACTCCAGCAGCTAATTTTCCGACTCCTTCACAAAGTGGACAACAGCACGCGAGCGCTGGAAGCAGCTCAGGCAACTAAACAAAAGAGAACCAACAACAATTTACTGAGCCCAAGAACTCATATAACTCCATCAACTAGCACGGAGGATATATCTATCAA GGATAGACATCCCAGGGATATCCGTGACAATAGTCCGTCACCGACTAATGGAGAAAACTGCCAAAATGATCCAGAACGTGCCATCAATTTTCTGCAGCAGCTAGATGGAAAACTGGCCGTTTTGA gTCGGATAGAAGAGGCTGCCTGTAAACGAATAGCAGATCTGGAGGCTGAATTACAACGAATATCTCAGTCGGAAAAGCGTAGCATTTCTAGAGCAGCCGAATTGGAGCAACAATATCAGCAACATCAATTATTGCTACAG GATGTCGATGCCGAAAAACATGAGCTTCAGATGGAGCATACCGATCTTTTGAAACGTATTTCTTCTTTGGAAAATCGACTTGAAGAGCAAAGACGGTCAGCTGCGCTTGGCGCATCCCAAAATATTCACGCCGAAAAGTGTCGTGCCCTTTCGGAGGAAAAGCAGCAACTTTGCTTGATAGTTCAAGAGAAGGAAGAATCTCTTACTAATATGCAAAAGGAGATGGGCGAATTGTATGAGCGAATTGAAAAACTGATGAAAGCcgttcaagaaaaagaaaaagaacaagagtTTTCCAGGCGGATCCAAGACGACTTTTCCCAAAACAGTGTTGAACGTTTGAGGGATGCTCCCCACCAAGACGGTAGCATGACCTGGTCCAAACTCGGCGCCCAAAATTCCCCTGTTCCTCTCAGTCCGATATACCAACATCATATGCAGCATCAAAACCACCCTGCAGCCCAGTTCAAACATCAAGAGACGATTCATGCACTCACCTTAGAACTGGGTGAGCtcaaagaaaaactgaaaaattcggAGAGAGAGCGGCAGGTTTATGAAGACGAAGCGGCTTGTAACGCCAGTCGATTGGCTCAACTTGAATCGCTTGAGCTTCGTAATGCCGCGTTAGATGACATGGTAGACGAAGCCGATCGACAAAAAGATGAGTATCAAGCGCGTTGTACTCGCCTGGAAAAGGATTGGGAAGATTGTCAAAATAAGTTGCAGGAGCTCGAAATCGCTCGAGAACGTTGTGTTGCCCTGGAGAAGGAACTAAACCAGCACAAGGTTATGACACAGGAGTTGGAAGCATCACGTCTGTCATGCAAGACcttgaaaaaggaattttctgaTCAGAAGTTCGCCAGCGAAACAGCGATCGATCAACTGCAAAAACACTGCAAAGAATTGGAAATAAATCTGTCTAATCAAAGAGATTTAACTCAGGAATACGACATAATGCGTCGAAGGTGTTTAGCTCTTGAAACAGAAGTTGCAGCTCAGCGTGGTACCATCACAGCTGTAGAAATTTTTCAGCAACGATGCGCCTCATTACAAGCTGATCTGGTATATCACCAACAAACAGCCCAACAACAGTCCTCAGCATTAAAAGCTCAGCTGGATTCCAAGGAAAAGACGCTCAGTGATTTGCAAGCAAAGTTGAAACTATCAGACAGTTGCAAAGCAAAAGTGgaagaagctttgcaaaacttgcaacgTGAAGTCGAAGCGATTAAAGAGGCCCAGCAGCTACAGCAGAAAGAGAAACATGTTCGAACGGCCGATCCCAGAGATTTGTCATTAGAAG GTCAAACAGCTCCGCCCGATTTACTGGCACCATCCTTTGTAGAATTTTTGGGAAGTGCGACGAGCAGCCGCTGCAGCAGTCGAGCAACTTCCATTCGTAACGGAAGTCCGGCATATCGTACGGCCGAATTCAGCACCTTTAATGATTTGTCTTTGCCCAATTCCATGATGGGGAAAACGGCTCTTAAAGAGGTCCAAAGAGAAAGCGAACAGCTTTTGGCTTTTGGTAAACATATGCTCGAGATGCAACAGAACGCAGCTCAGCAGAAAATAAGCCGATTACCAGCAACCAATCAGAACGTAGAG GATGATCTCGAGACAACGTTGAAACCTGACGGGGACAGTTTTGTCGTTACAATTAATCCAGTTGAAGTTGAATTGACAAAGAAAGTGCAGCTGCTCAGAACGGAACTCGCAATGGAGAGATTGCTGTTGCAAGATCAGCGTACAACTAATACTCGCCTACAACAACAG GTGATGCAATTGCTTGCGCAACAGAGAAACCAGCCGGTAAAAACCCAACCACctcaaaaatcaatttcagcgTACCGATCTCTTCCACCCGAACAAGCCAGCAAG TTCCACCAGTATCGCGCTCTCAAATTGGAGAGTATTCGAAAGAATTTAGTTTATCAGAAAAAGTTTCTCTCGGCAATTGTTTGTGAGTGGGATCAAAATCATAACCGGCGGATAGAGATTGCATCGAAGAATCCCTTACGTCGTTTCAG GGTCGCCGTTTTTGCCATCATATCGATTGAAAGGATGCGCTACATCGCGAAACAGTGGCGCCAAAGAAGACGGGCGATCGAAGCTCGGCCTTCAACTGACTGA
- the LOC124314452 gene encoding cyclic AMP-dependent transcription factor ATF-1-like isoform X1 — translation MDLVDANDGSGESDPHNSGAAESSSLNGGRSSGGGNIGGSNPSHSQSSSAISIVHVSVPQAQVQSVIQPTSVIQSTPSLQATSLPKGNIILVSKPNSVIHTTGGGGGSIQTLQVIDNSGLHEDENTKKRREILARRPSYRKILNELGGCEISEDKGDSPGIDSDSSSSSPAPPSSHNQRTASSVAISGTHYQTAGLIKVLPGGTIQLATPAGNTSQGLGDGGGQTLSTLTMTNTPGGGAIVQYAQNQDGQFFVPVCVTGDLQAYALRPVTTTAGLNSTGVVVGSGTGQSLQNSKLLAEEASRNHELRMKGNSGNHSDEWDPSEPSLQKRELRLLKNREAARECRRKKKEYIKCLENRVAVLENQNKALIEELKSLKELYCSQKTD, via the exons ATGGACTTGGTGGATGCCAATGACGGATCAGGCGAGAGTGATCCTCACAACTCCGGTGCAGCAGAAAGTTCATCCCTGAACGGTGGAAGAAGTAGCGGCGGAGGCAATATTGGCGGTTCCAATCCCAGTCATTCCCAATCCTCGTCCGCCATCAGTATTGTTCACGTTTCTGTACCGCAAGCTCAA GTGCAATCGGTGATACAGCCAACGTCCGTCATTCAGAGTACGCCTAGTCTACAAGCCACCTCCCTACCAAAAGGCAACATCATTTTAGTTAGCAAGCCAAATTCCGTCATACACACAACCGGCGGTGGCGGAGGCTCCATCCAGACATTACAA GTGATTGATAACAGCGGCTTGCACGAAGAcgaaaacaccaaaaaaaggcGCGAAATCCTGGCACGCCGGCCGTCTTACAGAAAAATTCTCAACGAGTTGGGAGGTTGCGAGATTTCCG AAGATAAAGGAGACTCGCCGGGAATCGATTCAGATAGTAGCAGTTCGTCTCCCGCGCCCCCTTCTAGCCATAATCAAAGAACGGCCTCGTCGGTTGCTATCTCTGGCACGCATTATCAGACTGCAGGTTTAATCAAAG TCCTACCTGGTGGAACCATCCAACTGGCTACACCAGCCGGCAATACTAGCCAGGGTTTGGGCGATGGTGGTGGTCAAACACTATCCACCCTCACTATGACAAATACGCCAGGAGGAGGTGCTATTGTCCAGTACGCTCAGAATCAGGACGGCCAATTTTTTGTGCCAG TTTGCGTCACCGGTGACCTACAAGCATACGCTTTACGTCCCGTCACGACCACAGCCGGCCTTAATTCGACGGGCGTCGTAGTCGGCAGTGGCACCGGACAAAGCTTACAG AATTCCAAACTTTTGGCGGAAGAAGCGTCCCGAAATCACGAACTACGTATGAAGGGAAA TAGCGGAAATCACAGCGACGAATGGGACCCGTCGGAGCCATCGCTACAAAAGCGAGAGCTGCGACTGTTAAAGAACCGAGAGGCGGCTCGAGAGTGTCgccggaagaagaaggaatacATCAAATGTCTGGAGAATCGAGTAGCTGTACTCGAGAACCAGAACAAGGCCTTGATAGAGGAGCTCAAGTCGCTCAAGGAACTCTACTGCAGTCAGAAAACAGACTGA